The genomic region TCACCCCGTGAATCATTTGCAAAGCCCACACTAGTTTCAGGTTTGGTGGGTGTTTGGTAACATTCACGGGGTGAATTGAAGAATAAGAAATTTGTCGCTTTTTACTACCTTGACTGAAGATCCTTTAATAGTTCAGGGAGTTGTCTGAGGGCGGCCATTTCACGCCATTTTCTGCGGGCGTCGTCGGCAGGCGCCCCGAAATAGATTCTTCCGTCGCCTTCGATCGATTTGTCGATACCCGACATGGCCAGCACCACGGCGCCTTTGCCAATCACCAGGTCTTTGTTCACTGAAACCCTTCCCCAGAGGATCACATCATCTTCAATCCGGGTAACGCCGGCAATTGCGGCATGAGCGCCAATCAGACAATTTTTACCGATATAGGTATCGTGTCCCACCTGGCAGTGGTTATCCATTTTGGTTCCGTCATCAATCACAGTGTCCCCGGAAACACCCCTGTCAATGGAGCACAAAGCACCAATTTCAACACGATTACCAAGAACCACTCTTCCGCATGATTCAAGTTTGCGATAACCTGCCGGCTTGCGCTGGAAGTAGTAAGCATCGGCGCCAAGAACACTGTTGGAATGTATAATTACATCGTCACCAATCACACAGTGGTCATAGATGGCTACTCCGGAATGGATGATACAGTTTTTTCCAATCACCACATGATTTCCGACAAAGGAATTCGGCTGGATCACCGTCCCTTCGCCAATCAATGCTGACGGACTAACCTGTGCGTAACAAGGCTCGAACGACCTGAATTTTTTGACCAGCGAAACATAAGCAGCAAAGGGATCATCGCAAATCACCAACCCTTTTCCTTCAGGGCAATCCACATCTTTGTTGATGATAATAGTTGTCGCTTTGGAGTTGAGTGCTTTGTTGTAATACTTTGGATGATCCACAAAAGTAAGATCACCAGGTTCGACCATGTGTATTTCGTTGATGCCAATAACAACGTGGGTTGGGTCGCCTTTGAACTGTGCATTTACAAATTCGGCAACCTGCTGAAGGGTGAGCGGCTGTGGAAAAAACATCGTTTTCTGTTTATGGATTTAAAAAAAAGCACAGGAAATCTGATGCCTGTGCTTGAATAGGTTGTGATTGCTATGTTTTTACCCTTTCGGAGTAATCACCCGAACGGGTGTCCACCTTGATGGTTTCCCCTTCGTTAATAAAAAGCGGAACCCTCACAATGGCGCCGGTTTCAACAGTAGCCTCTTTCAGTGCGTTGGTGGCAGTATTGCCTTTGTCGCCGGGCTCGGTATAAGTGACCAATAAATCAACATAAGCCGGTAATTCACACGAAAGCACAGTTTCAGTTTCGGCATGGAACAAAACTTCCACCTCCTGGCCATCTTTCAGGAACTGAGGTGCATTGATCAATACTTCATCAAAAAAAGTCTGCTCATAATTTTGGGTGTTCATGAAATGATATTCAGCACCGTCTTTGTATAAAAACTGGTAGGGTCTGCGTTCAACACGCTGAATGTCAATTTTTACCCCTGCATTGAAAGTATGGGGAATTACCTTTCCGGTCTTTACGTTTCTCAGCTTTGTTCTTACAAAAGCCCCGCCTTTGCCGGGTTTCACATGTTGAAATTCGACGATGGAGAAGAGGTCTCCGTTGTGGTTGAGTACGAGTCCGTTTTTAAAGTCTGCGGTTGTTGCCATAAAAATTACTAAATAGTTTAATTGAAATTTTTTGCAAAATTATTCAAAAATTTACATCGATCTGGGTTTGTGGAAAAGGAT from Bacteroidales bacterium harbors:
- a CDS encoding UDP-3-O-(3-hydroxymyristoyl)glucosamine N-acyltransferase; this translates as MFFPQPLTLQQVAEFVNAQFKGDPTHVVIGINEIHMVEPGDLTFVDHPKYYNKALNSKATTIIINKDVDCPEGKGLVICDDPFAAYVSLVKKFRSFEPCYAQVSPSALIGEGTVIQPNSFVGNHVVIGKNCIIHSGVAIYDHCVIGDDVIIHSNSVLGADAYYFQRKPAGYRKLESCGRVVLGNRVEIGALCSIDRGVSGDTVIDDGTKMDNHCQVGHDTYIGKNCLIGAHAAIAGVTRIEDDVILWGRVSVNKDLVIGKGAVVLAMSGIDKSIEGDGRIYFGAPADDARRKWREMAALRQLPELLKDLQSR
- the efp gene encoding elongation factor P, with product MATTADFKNGLVLNHNGDLFSIVEFQHVKPGKGGAFVRTKLRNVKTGKVIPHTFNAGVKIDIQRVERRPYQFLYKDGAEYHFMNTQNYEQTFFDEVLINAPQFLKDGQEVEVLFHAETETVLSCELPAYVDLLVTYTEPGDKGNTATNALKEATVETGAIVRVPLFINEGETIKVDTRSGDYSERVKT